GTTGGTTCGGAATGGACATCGGACCGAAGAGCATCGAGACATTCAGGGCCGAAATTGTGAAAGCGAAGACCGTGGTCTGGAACGGCCCGATGGGAGTATTCGAGATGTCGAACTTCGAGGCCGGGACTAGAGCGGTAGCGGAAGCGATGGCCGAAGCGACCAGGAAAGGCGCATCAACAATAGTCGGAGGTGGAGATTCCGCAGCTGCGATCGCGAAGTTCGGTCTCGAGAGCAAGGTCTCTCACGTTTCCACGGGCGGCGGAGCGTCACTCGAATTCCTCGAAGGAAAAATTCTTCCGGGAGTCGCGGCACTTGACAATAAGTAATTGGTTTGAAACGGATGGAGACGCGATATTGTTTACTAACGTGAAGGAAATATGAGTTATAACACGAATTATTCGGGCTATTACACGCCTCCGTCCAGTTTCAGATTTTTCCCGAAAGGGATGAAGTTCCTCCTCGTGTCGAATGTCGTCATATTCCTGTTTCAACTTTTCCTGGAACTCGGATTTCGGATTGGTGACTTTGTCCTCTATGATTTCTTCTTCAGAGTTTTCGCGCTGTACCCGCTGGGCAATGGGTTTCTTGTATGGCAGCTCGTCACTTATATGTTCCTCCACGGCGGTTTCTTCCACATTTTCTTCAACATGCTCGCCTTGTGGTTTTTCGGCGTCGAGCTTGAAAATATATGGGGCACAAAGAGATTTCTTACGTACTATTTTCTTTGCGGTGTCGGTGCAGGTATTTCGAACCTGGTGATCACGCCGTTGTTCACTACGCCCGAGCCCACAATCGGAGCTTCAGGAGCGATATACGGGGTACTCCTCGCGTTTGGCATGCTCTTTCCCGACGCACCGGTCTTTGTCTATTTCCTCTTCCCGATAAAAGCAAAATATTTTGTTTCGATTTTCATCGCGATAGAATTGTGGACCGGGGTAACCGGTGCGCAGGGCGGTATTGCTCACTTTGCTCACCTGGGAGGGGCCCTTGTCGGATTCATCTATCTTCTGGTTTATCGCAGATCGATTCCGGCGTTCGACAGGCTCTCCGATTTCCTGAAGCGATCGGGTAGGAATCTCGGAAACAGCTTCAAGAGGCAGGGGAAGACTTACGGCGACAAAACGGTAATTTCAGATGTCAGGTACCGGGATGTGGGCCAGCGACGCAAACCTGATAAGGATGTGGATCAATCCAGACTGGACGAGATACTCGACAAGATCAGCGCGTCTGGTTACGACTCGCTTTCGGAAGAGGAAAAGAATATTTTGTTTAAGGCGAGCAAGAAACTAAATTGAAGCACCATAGAGGGAAGAGGATATGATGATAGATCTGCCTGTCATTTCAGATAAATCACACGAAGTCTACGAGGTTCAACAGAAGTTTCCCCTCCGCAAGTCGAGGCGTGTTCATATTGGAAACGTACCGGTCGGAGGAGGTGCTCCGATCTCTGTCCAGACGATGACGAAGACAAAAACTTCCGACATCGACGCGACGGTGAAACAGATTGTCGAATCTGCCGAGGCTGGATGCGACATCGTACGTGTTACTGTTAACGACAAAGAGGCAGCCGAAGCGATCGGCGAGATCGTGAAACAGTCGCCTATCCCTGTCGTCGCGGACATCCATTTCAATCATGTATTTGC
The window above is part of the Candidatus Kryptoniota bacterium genome. Proteins encoded here:
- a CDS encoding rhomboid family intramembrane serine protease, encoding MSYNTNYSGYYTPPSSFRFFPKGMKFLLVSNVVIFLFQLFLELGFRIGDFVLYDFFFRVFALYPLGNGFLVWQLVTYMFLHGGFFHIFFNMLALWFFGVELENIWGTKRFLTYYFLCGVGAGISNLVITPLFTTPEPTIGASGAIYGVLLAFGMLFPDAPVFVYFLFPIKAKYFVSIFIAIELWTGVTGAQGGIAHFAHLGGALVGFIYLLVYRRSIPAFDRLSDFLKRSGRNLGNSFKRQGKTYGDKTVISDVRYRDVGQRRKPDKDVDQSRLDEILDKISASGYDSLSEEEKNILFKASKKLN